The following proteins are co-located in the Alcaligenes faecalis genome:
- a CDS encoding response regulator, producing the protein MYPVYLLDDDAAVRRALSLLLSTVDIPVIEFKDPQAFLAQVSRLSPGCLILDIRMPVVSGLKLQEQLRDRGIDWPTIVISGHGDIEACRRAFRNGAVDFLSKPIDEQDLIDAIQKGQDVLDRHLREQAQQAETLHLLASLTPRERQILELVAQGFTTRQIADALGLSPRTVDAHRVSIGAKLGTTSQAELTRLWLESNGTK; encoded by the coding sequence ATGTATCCCGTTTACTTGCTTGACGATGACGCGGCGGTACGTCGTGCCTTGAGTTTGCTTCTGTCTACCGTCGATATTCCTGTGATTGAGTTTAAGGATCCTCAGGCATTTCTGGCTCAGGTGTCCAGGCTTTCACCCGGTTGCCTGATTCTTGATATCCGTATGCCGGTCGTCTCGGGCTTGAAGTTGCAGGAGCAATTGCGCGATCGCGGTATTGATTGGCCGACGATTGTGATCTCCGGGCATGGCGATATCGAAGCCTGTCGTCGTGCTTTCCGAAATGGTGCGGTGGATTTTTTGTCCAAACCGATTGACGAGCAGGATCTGATCGACGCCATACAAAAAGGACAGGACGTACTTGATCGCCATTTGCGGGAACAGGCACAGCAAGCGGAAACTCTGCACTTGTTGGCGTCGTTGACTCCGCGTGAGCGTCAGATACTGGAATTGGTGGCCCAAGGCTTTACGACCCGGCAGATTGCGGACGCTCTTGGTCTTTCACCTCGCACCGTTGATGCCCACCGTGTTTCTATTGGTGCCAAGTTGGGCACGACATCCCAGGCGGAACTTACCCGTCTATGGCTTGAAAGCAACGGGACGAAGTGA
- a CDS encoding MAPEG family protein: MLGIKISLVVAAFLPWLAAICAKAGAAGFTNHEPRPWLASLSGWRSRANAAQANAFEALPFFYAAVLLALWSGADALRVQNLMIAWIALRVLYLLMYIMDKASLRSLVWFLAVAVNIWILFLPVVVV, encoded by the coding sequence ATGCTGGGGATCAAGATCAGTTTGGTGGTAGCGGCTTTCTTGCCTTGGTTGGCAGCGATTTGTGCTAAAGCCGGTGCGGCGGGTTTTACGAATCATGAGCCTCGTCCGTGGCTGGCCAGTTTATCAGGCTGGCGTTCTCGGGCTAATGCGGCGCAGGCCAATGCCTTTGAAGCTCTGCCATTCTTTTATGCGGCGGTGTTGCTGGCCTTGTGGTCGGGGGCGGATGCCTTGCGCGTGCAAAACCTGATGATTGCCTGGATTGCGCTGCGCGTGTTGTATTTGTTGATGTACATAATGGACAAAGCCAGCTTGCGTTCGCTGGTGTGGTTCCTGGCTGTGGCGGTCAATATCTGGATTTTGTTTTTGCCGGTGGTCGTGGTGTAA
- a CDS encoding LysR substrate-binding domain-containing protein, whose product MSKKHSEDKRPMEYVIDLKQLSYFTHVAELGSYTRAAEFTNVAQPVLSRQIRKLEIDLRQNLLIRHGRGVMLTDAGKILLKHSRLILRQLEQAQEDLSLSEGKLTGHMYLGLPPTVARTISLDVVQAFKEQLPDAHLTIIESLTVNLEEQIHLDRVNMGLLYNPSSSPTLETQLLAEEQLHLICGVDSPYAQGRSRIALKDLADIPLIMPSLSNSFRMLVEKEMQKLNLKPQIEFEINSVGVIIQLLAKGMGAAILSRSVLEFIPQSGLLTAIPIEQPALVNRLYLAYSSKRLPTKLQVKVRQILIDICQRHFPGLDD is encoded by the coding sequence ATGTCAAAAAAACATAGCGAAGACAAGCGCCCTATGGAGTACGTGATCGATCTCAAGCAATTGAGCTACTTCACGCATGTGGCCGAACTGGGCAGCTATACCCGAGCGGCAGAATTTACCAATGTGGCTCAGCCAGTCCTGAGCCGGCAGATTCGCAAGTTGGAAATTGATTTGCGGCAGAATTTGCTGATTCGTCACGGGCGCGGTGTCATGTTGACAGACGCCGGCAAGATCTTGCTCAAGCACAGTCGTTTGATTTTGCGCCAGTTGGAGCAGGCGCAGGAGGATCTGAGTCTGTCTGAGGGCAAGCTGACCGGGCACATGTATTTAGGTTTGCCGCCCACGGTGGCGCGCACCATTTCTTTGGATGTCGTGCAGGCTTTCAAGGAGCAGTTGCCCGATGCACACCTGACGATTATCGAATCCCTGACGGTGAATCTGGAGGAGCAAATTCATCTGGATCGGGTCAATATGGGATTGCTGTATAACCCTTCTTCCTCTCCCACACTGGAGACGCAGCTTCTGGCCGAGGAGCAGTTACACCTGATTTGTGGTGTGGACAGCCCTTACGCGCAGGGACGCAGCCGCATCGCGCTTAAAGATCTGGCCGATATTCCGCTGATCATGCCCAGTCTGTCCAATAGTTTTCGGATGCTGGTGGAAAAAGAGATGCAAAAGCTCAATCTGAAGCCGCAGATCGAGTTTGAAATCAACAGTGTGGGTGTGATTATTCAATTGCTGGCCAAAGGCATGGGGGCTGCCATTTTGTCCCGCTCGGTGCTGGAGTTCATTCCGCAAAGTGGCTTGCTGACGGCGATTCCAATCGAGCAGCCGGCCTTGGTCAATCGTCTGTATCTGGCCTATTCCTCTAAACGGTTGCCGACCAAGCTCCAGGTTAAGGTGCGTCAGATCCTGATTGATATTTGCCAGCGACACTTCCCTGGCCTGGATGATTAA
- the pobA gene encoding 4-hydroxybenzoate 3-monooxygenase, whose amino-acid sequence MRTQVAIIGAGPSGLLLGQILSRNGIDNIILERQTGDYVLGRIRAGVLESVTVDALEQAGVTDNLKKNGLVHNGCELVFGDTSFRVDFEKLVNRHVVVYGQTEVTRDLMQAREKIGATTVYEAQEVALHAVDSSHPYVTYQHEGQAHRLDCDFIVGCDGFHGVSRPAIPADILKTYECVYPFGWLGLMADTPPVSDELIYVKHERGFVLCSQRSKTRSRYYLQVPLSDKVEDWSDERFWDELRTRLGPERSANLVTGPSIEKSIAPLRSFVTEPMRHHNLFLAGDAAHIVPPTGAKGLNLAASDVLYLSEALLDFYQNQCRDKIESYSDRCLKRIWGAERFSWYMTRMMHTFPDMNHWDHKLQAAEFNQLMNSEHGARLLAENYVGLPY is encoded by the coding sequence ATGCGAACTCAGGTAGCTATTATCGGAGCGGGCCCGTCCGGTTTGCTGCTGGGACAAATTCTGTCCCGAAATGGTATCGACAACATCATTCTTGAACGTCAAACGGGAGACTACGTTCTGGGCCGCATTCGGGCCGGCGTGCTGGAAAGCGTCACCGTCGATGCCCTGGAGCAGGCCGGCGTCACCGACAACCTGAAAAAAAATGGCCTGGTACACAATGGCTGTGAACTGGTGTTTGGCGACACCTCGTTTCGAGTCGATTTTGAAAAACTGGTCAATCGCCATGTCGTGGTCTATGGCCAGACCGAAGTCACCCGCGACCTGATGCAGGCACGTGAAAAGATCGGTGCGACCACCGTTTATGAAGCCCAAGAGGTGGCCTTGCATGCGGTAGACAGCAGTCATCCCTATGTCACCTATCAGCACGAAGGGCAGGCACACCGTCTGGACTGTGACTTCATCGTGGGCTGTGACGGCTTTCATGGTGTATCACGTCCCGCCATTCCGGCCGATATCCTGAAAACCTACGAATGTGTGTATCCCTTTGGTTGGTTGGGCCTGATGGCAGATACCCCCCCGGTCTCCGACGAACTGATCTATGTAAAGCATGAGCGCGGCTTTGTGCTGTGCAGCCAACGCTCCAAAACACGCAGCCGCTACTATCTTCAAGTGCCCCTGAGTGACAAGGTGGAAGACTGGTCCGATGAGCGTTTCTGGGACGAACTACGTACTCGTCTGGGGCCTGAACGTTCTGCCAACCTGGTCACCGGCCCCAGCATTGAAAAAAGCATTGCGCCTTTGCGCAGCTTCGTGACCGAACCCATGCGCCATCACAACCTGTTCCTGGCAGGTGATGCAGCTCATATTGTGCCTCCCACCGGCGCCAAGGGCCTGAACCTGGCGGCCAGTGATGTCCTGTATCTCTCGGAAGCGCTGCTGGACTTCTACCAGAACCAGTGCCGCGACAAAATAGAGAGCTACTCGGATCGTTGTCTGAAACGCATCTGGGGTGCCGAACGTTTCTCCTGGTACATGACCCGGATGATGCACACTTTCCCGGACATGAATCATTGGGATCACAAGCTTCAGGCGGCCGAATTTAATCAACTGATGAACTCCGAGCATGGCGCCCGCCTGCTTGCCGAGAACTATGTTGGTCTTCCCTACTAA
- a CDS encoding aldehyde dehydrogenase, producing the protein MNTSQLLINGQLREASGQQTFTRQNPVTGQTATVAAAAQPEDVQAALQAAEQAFVHWSALGPTERRLRLLKAADLMDERAAEFIATVRQETGSTDSWYGFNVHLSANILREAAAMTTQIDGSIIPSDLPGSLSMAYRVPCGVVVSIAPWNAPVILATRAMAMPLACGNTVILKASEQCPATHVLLGQVLNDAGVGAGVINVITHAPEDAPAVVEQLIAHPAVKRINFTGSTKVGKIIAATAAKYLKPVLLELGGKAPVIVCEDADLEQAVAGVAFGAYFNQGQICMSTERLIVHESIASSFLEKLVAKIKTIPVGSPDQVDTRFAYLESAQSAQRIKALVEDAVAKGATLPLPLNIEGALMHPLIVNDVTPDMQLYATESFGPVVTMTRYREDSEAIRLANDSEYGLAAAVFTQDVNRGLSIAKQIQSGICHINGPTVHDEAQAPFGGMKASGYGRFGSKSAINEFTELRWITVQTTPRQYPL; encoded by the coding sequence ATGAACACCAGTCAACTACTGATCAATGGCCAGCTTCGTGAGGCCAGCGGTCAACAGACATTTACGCGTCAAAACCCCGTTACCGGCCAAACTGCGACCGTCGCAGCGGCCGCCCAGCCTGAGGATGTGCAAGCCGCGCTACAGGCCGCCGAGCAAGCCTTTGTACACTGGTCAGCCCTGGGCCCCACCGAGCGCCGCCTGCGCCTGCTCAAGGCGGCGGACCTCATGGACGAGCGCGCGGCCGAATTCATCGCTACGGTCCGTCAAGAAACAGGTTCGACTGACTCTTGGTATGGTTTCAACGTGCATTTGTCGGCCAACATCTTGCGTGAGGCCGCTGCCATGACCACGCAAATTGACGGCTCCATCATCCCCTCGGATCTGCCCGGCAGCCTGTCCATGGCCTATCGCGTCCCCTGCGGCGTGGTCGTGAGCATCGCCCCCTGGAATGCCCCCGTGATTCTGGCCACCCGTGCCATGGCCATGCCCCTGGCCTGCGGCAACACCGTCATCCTGAAAGCCTCCGAACAGTGTCCGGCCACCCATGTCCTGCTGGGACAAGTGCTCAATGACGCGGGCGTCGGAGCTGGCGTGATCAACGTCATTACCCACGCACCCGAAGATGCGCCTGCCGTAGTCGAACAGCTCATTGCCCACCCGGCGGTCAAGCGCATCAATTTCACCGGCTCCACCAAAGTCGGCAAGATCATCGCCGCCACCGCCGCCAAATACCTCAAACCCGTCCTGCTGGAACTGGGTGGCAAGGCACCGGTTATTGTGTGCGAAGACGCCGATCTGGAACAGGCCGTTGCCGGCGTCGCCTTTGGTGCCTACTTCAACCAGGGCCAGATCTGCATGTCAACCGAACGCTTGATTGTGCATGAGTCAATTGCCTCGTCCTTTCTGGAAAAGCTGGTCGCCAAGATCAAGACCATTCCGGTTGGCTCACCCGATCAGGTAGACACACGCTTTGCCTATCTGGAAAGTGCCCAGTCTGCCCAGCGCATCAAAGCCCTGGTAGAGGACGCCGTTGCCAAAGGGGCCACCTTGCCGCTGCCCCTGAACATCGAGGGCGCCCTGATGCATCCGCTGATCGTCAATGACGTCACCCCCGACATGCAGCTCTATGCCACGGAGTCCTTTGGACCGGTCGTCACCATGACCCGCTACCGCGAGGACAGCGAAGCAATCCGCTTGGCCAACGATAGCGAATATGGCTTGGCGGCAGCGGTATTTACCCAGGATGTGAACCGAGGCCTGAGTATTGCCAAACAGATTCAAAGTGGCATCTGCCACATCAATGGCCCCACCGTCCATGATGAGGCCCAAGCTCCATTTGGCGGTATGAAAGCCAGCGGTTATGGCCGCTTTGGCAGCAAGTCCGCCATCAATGAGTTCACCGAACTGCGCTGGATTACCGTCCAGACTACCCCCCGCCAGTATCCTTTATAA
- a CDS encoding heme-binding protein, with product MIRTLSVAAFLFAPIVASAAVSLPSAPYLPLELAAQAAQVALKTCAAQGHNVSVAVVARDGATKVLLKADNSGPHTVSSAQGKAFTSAAMGRSTAGLAEFIASKPANNGLRDMDARMVIQGGGLPIKFDQALVAGIGVGGAPSGDIDATCAAEGIKAIGATE from the coding sequence ATGATTCGTACATTGTCTGTCGCCGCCTTCTTGTTTGCGCCTATCGTGGCTTCTGCCGCAGTGTCCCTACCCAGTGCGCCTTACTTGCCGCTGGAATTGGCTGCCCAGGCCGCTCAGGTTGCGCTGAAAACGTGTGCCGCCCAAGGCCATAACGTCAGCGTGGCTGTGGTGGCACGTGATGGGGCTACCAAAGTGTTGCTTAAAGCCGATAACTCGGGCCCGCATACTGTCAGCAGTGCGCAAGGCAAAGCCTTCACCTCGGCAGCCATGGGCCGTAGTACAGCAGGTCTGGCCGAATTTATTGCCAGCAAACCGGCCAATAACGGTTTGCGAGATATGGATGCGCGCATGGTTATTCAGGGAGGTGGGCTACCCATCAAGTTTGATCAGGCACTGGTGGCTGGTATTGGTGTAGGTGGTGCCCCCTCTGGGGATATTGATGCCACCTGCGCGGCCGAGGGCATCAAGGCGATTGGCGCTACTGAATAA
- a CDS encoding cytochrome c, whose translation MAYHRPTTQGLTRHALKTARLLTLVGLGSVCFSTGAAAEQVKTLGQKTYEKTCIYCHEAGIGPELKGRQLPPEFFAIIVRSGLRAMPAFPQTHISDATLKELGQYLSTAPAQVPASASGH comes from the coding sequence ATGGCTTACCACAGGCCAACAACACAAGGCCTCACACGCCACGCTCTCAAAACGGCTCGCCTGCTGACATTGGTTGGCCTGGGAAGCGTGTGTTTTTCGACCGGCGCTGCCGCCGAGCAAGTAAAGACGCTGGGGCAGAAAACCTACGAGAAAACCTGTATCTACTGTCACGAGGCGGGAATCGGCCCGGAACTGAAAGGCCGGCAGCTTCCGCCCGAGTTCTTTGCCATCATTGTGCGCAGCGGCCTAAGAGCCATGCCCGCCTTTCCACAGACCCATATCAGCGATGCCACCCTCAAGGAGCTCGGTCAGTATCTGTCCACCGCCCCGGCCCAGGTGCCCGCCAGCGCCAGCGGCCACTAA
- a CDS encoding MFS transporter, with protein sequence MLPALLALAIFMQMLDVTVLNTALPSMARDLNTPALHMQSVIVSYVLTVAVCIPISAHLSDRFGTRRIFMAAMFLFGLGSLLCALSSQLSMLLVSRVIQGMGGALLTPVARLVLMKSFHDAELLRVLNYAVMPALLGPILGPLVGGYLVQYASWHWIFLINLPFALLSLFFAGKWMPNYTETPGKLDLQGLLLFISSACLLTLGFELAGSIASPALSGMLILAGICLLLGYKWHSKQTQNALYPGHLLSVRTYRIGLSSNLLSRIGMAALPFLLPMLFQISFAYSPVQSAFLLLPMAISAMAVKPFLHPLLNRFGYRSILLSNTILIGLLITALALIDAQTSTVWISLHLLLLGAANSIQFSAINTLTMARLRPYQKSSGNSLMAVNQQLAMGLGTAIGAMLLRYGQTLFSASSVQTAITAFQFTFVIVGLITLSSAFIFQRLHALDGHNMTQQQGT encoded by the coding sequence ATGCTGCCCGCGCTGTTGGCCTTGGCAATCTTCATGCAAATGCTGGACGTCACCGTGCTCAACACGGCACTGCCCAGCATGGCCCGCGACCTGAACACCCCCGCCCTGCACATGCAGTCTGTCATCGTCAGCTATGTCCTGACTGTGGCGGTGTGCATCCCCATCAGCGCACACCTGAGCGACCGTTTTGGCACACGCCGAATCTTCATGGCCGCCATGTTTTTGTTTGGCCTGGGATCGCTGTTGTGTGCCCTGTCCTCGCAGTTGTCCATGCTGCTGGTCTCCCGTGTGATTCAGGGTATGGGTGGAGCCTTGCTGACCCCAGTGGCACGACTGGTATTGATGAAATCATTTCACGATGCCGAGTTATTGCGTGTACTGAACTATGCCGTCATGCCCGCTTTGCTCGGGCCCATCCTTGGGCCGCTGGTGGGCGGCTATCTGGTGCAATATGCCAGTTGGCACTGGATTTTCCTGATCAACCTGCCCTTTGCCTTGCTGTCTCTGTTTTTTGCCGGCAAATGGATGCCTAACTACACCGAAACGCCGGGAAAACTGGATCTACAAGGCTTGCTGCTGTTCATTAGTAGCGCCTGCCTGCTGACGTTGGGCTTTGAACTGGCGGGCAGCATCGCGAGCCCCGCTTTATCCGGGATGTTGATCCTGGCGGGTATTTGCCTTTTGCTAGGCTACAAATGGCATAGCAAGCAAACACAGAACGCCTTGTATCCTGGCCACCTGCTGTCGGTGCGCACCTATCGGATTGGTTTGAGCAGCAATCTGCTTAGCCGGATCGGCATGGCGGCATTGCCCTTTTTGCTGCCCATGCTGTTTCAGATCAGCTTTGCCTACAGCCCCGTGCAATCCGCTTTCTTACTGTTGCCCATGGCCATTTCCGCCATGGCGGTCAAACCATTTCTGCACCCCTTGCTGAACCGATTTGGCTATCGGTCCATTTTGCTGAGCAATACCATCCTGATCGGCCTGCTGATTACGGCGCTGGCTTTGATTGACGCGCAGACCAGTACCGTGTGGATCAGTCTGCACTTACTGCTTTTGGGAGCCGCCAACTCGATTCAGTTCAGCGCCATCAACACCCTGACCATGGCCAGGCTGCGTCCCTATCAAAAAAGCAGCGGCAATAGCCTGATGGCGGTAAACCAGCAACTGGCCATGGGTTTGGGAACCGCCATCGGTGCCATGCTCCTGCGCTACGGACAAACCCTGTTTAGCGCCTCATCCGTGCAGACAGCCATCACAGCTTTCCAGTTCACGTTTGTCATTGTCGGACTCATTACCTTGAGCTCTGCATTCATTTTCCAACGCCTGCATGCCCTGGACGGGCATAACATGACCCAACAGCAAGGCACTTAA
- a CDS encoding FAD-binding oxidoreductase has product MQNNKQMVLPKGMDPSQFQQALTQFQTLLGKENVLLESAQIQPYTKIMMSVSEEAHTPSAVLSATTVEQVQQIVKICNEYKIPIWTISTGRNFGYGSAAPGQRGQVVLDLKKMNKILHVDPDLCTALVEPGVTYQQLYDYLEDNNIPLMLSFSAPSAIAGPLGNTMDRGVGYTPYGEHFMMQCGMELVLADGQVLRTGMGSVPGDKAWQVFKWGYGPTLDGMFTQANYGICTKMGFWLMPKPPVYKPFEIKFEQEADIADIVEMIRPLRIAQVIPNSVVIANILWEAATCNTRRSDYLSEPGATPDNVLKQIQKDKNLGAWNVYAALYGTQEQVDVNWKIVQETVKKLGKGTLVTQEEAGDTQPFKYRAELMSGVPNLQEFGLYNWRGGGGSMWFAPVSQARGSECDKQKTLAKTILNKHGLDYVGEFIVGWRDMHHVIDVLYDRSNPEETARADACFNELLDEFEKEGYAVYRVNTRFQERVAQSYGTVKRQVEHAIKRALDPNNILAPGKSGIDLNNSF; this is encoded by the coding sequence GTGCAAAACAACAAACAAATGGTGCTACCCAAAGGGATGGATCCGTCCCAGTTTCAACAGGCGCTGACCCAGTTCCAGACCTTGCTGGGTAAGGAAAATGTCCTGCTGGAGTCGGCCCAGATTCAGCCCTACACCAAAATCATGATGTCGGTCTCCGAAGAGGCGCATACGCCCTCGGCGGTGCTGTCGGCCACCACCGTGGAGCAGGTACAGCAGATCGTCAAGATCTGCAACGAGTACAAGATTCCTATCTGGACCATTTCCACTGGGCGCAACTTCGGTTATGGCTCGGCCGCTCCCGGGCAACGGGGACAGGTGGTGCTGGATCTGAAAAAGATGAACAAGATCCTCCATGTGGACCCAGATCTGTGCACCGCATTGGTCGAACCGGGGGTCACGTATCAGCAGCTCTACGACTATCTGGAGGACAACAATATTCCTCTCATGCTGTCCTTCTCCGCCCCCTCGGCCATTGCCGGCCCCCTGGGCAATACGATGGATCGTGGCGTAGGCTATACCCCGTACGGCGAACACTTCATGATGCAATGCGGCATGGAGCTGGTACTGGCAGACGGCCAGGTATTGCGTACCGGGATGGGCAGTGTTCCAGGCGACAAGGCCTGGCAGGTTTTCAAATGGGGATACGGCCCCACGCTGGACGGGATGTTTACCCAGGCCAATTACGGCATCTGCACCAAAATGGGGTTTTGGCTTATGCCCAAGCCCCCGGTCTACAAACCCTTTGAAATCAAGTTCGAGCAAGAGGCCGATATCGCCGATATCGTGGAGATGATTCGCCCCTTGCGTATTGCCCAGGTCATCCCCAACTCGGTGGTGATTGCCAATATTCTGTGGGAAGCCGCTACCTGCAACACCCGTCGCAGCGACTACCTGAGCGAGCCCGGCGCCACGCCTGACAACGTGTTGAAGCAAATCCAGAAAGACAAGAACCTGGGAGCCTGGAACGTCTACGCCGCCCTGTACGGCACACAGGAGCAAGTGGATGTGAACTGGAAAATCGTTCAGGAAACGGTCAAGAAATTGGGCAAAGGCACGCTGGTAACCCAGGAAGAGGCTGGCGACACACAACCGTTCAAATACCGCGCCGAACTGATGTCGGGCGTGCCCAATTTACAGGAGTTTGGCTTGTACAACTGGCGTGGGGGTGGTGGCTCCATGTGGTTCGCGCCCGTCAGCCAGGCTCGGGGCAGCGAGTGCGACAAGCAAAAAACACTGGCCAAGACCATTTTGAACAAGCACGGGCTCGATTACGTCGGTGAGTTCATTGTTGGCTGGCGAGACATGCACCATGTCATCGATGTGCTTTACGATCGCAGCAATCCAGAAGAGACAGCACGGGCTGATGCCTGCTTTAATGAACTGCTCGATGAGTTCGAGAAAGAAGGGTATGCCGTATATCGGGTCAATACACGCTTTCAGGAGCGGGTCGCCCAATCATACGGAACGGTGAAACGCCAGGTCGAACACGCGATCAAACGCGCCCTGGACCCGAACAATATCCTGGCACCGGGCAAATCCGGCATTGACCTGAACAACTCGTTTTAA
- a CDS encoding HAMP domain-containing sensor histidine kinase — MAPLRPLHSRFAVRALAVWGLLVVLAACALAAWRYQSLISILETESNVLYRLASQRADQHDAHLTALSAVANATEDTRHTLFLEVAATIAHFYPRIEDIQLVPLAVDKEPVGLGVLSPEVAALLRESVLASAGQMVLMADPQHPGFYLLAKRSPNTADARYGLMLRIDASKLLAEANHFWSTPGVFLRLSLPDGDRLVDLPVSDAEVRFSKVLASRSQPLMLATGMALGPGDFFPLLDTTLVLLLLSAVYLVALAAWRQRWRTRMALEQARLSALESRLAHASRVNALGEMASGLAHELTQPLTAILAQAQASRRILAQASKTPLMPVLDETVAQAKRASAILERFRNWSRPQALCVVPFDIRDALLNVRALLASQAAISQTRLTFEMPPDPVLVEADPVEIEQVVFNLVRNGLDAVARQEAGYVTVGLKKTEAQLIVDVCDNGPGVLPELKDSLFTPFTTSRPDGTGLGLALSQRLIERAHGEVFLLDGAPETTFRIILPLKREPMESAG; from the coding sequence ATGGCACCGCTGCGTCCTTTACATTCCCGTTTTGCGGTTCGCGCACTTGCCGTGTGGGGCTTGTTAGTCGTGCTTGCCGCCTGTGCTTTGGCGGCTTGGCGATATCAATCCTTGATCAGCATCCTGGAGACCGAAAGTAATGTGCTTTACAGATTGGCCTCGCAACGGGCCGATCAGCATGATGCCCATCTGACGGCCTTGTCTGCGGTTGCCAACGCCACGGAGGATACGCGGCACACCTTGTTTCTTGAGGTGGCCGCGACAATCGCGCATTTTTACCCGCGTATCGAGGATATACAACTGGTTCCGCTGGCGGTGGACAAAGAGCCAGTCGGGCTTGGCGTGTTGTCACCCGAGGTGGCCGCCTTGCTGCGTGAGTCGGTGTTGGCGTCGGCGGGACAAATGGTCCTGATGGCGGATCCACAACACCCCGGCTTTTATTTATTGGCCAAGCGAAGTCCGAATACCGCCGATGCGCGCTATGGTTTGATGCTGCGGATTGATGCCAGCAAATTGTTGGCCGAAGCCAACCATTTCTGGTCGACGCCGGGGGTGTTTTTGCGCTTGTCCCTGCCGGATGGCGATCGATTGGTGGATCTTCCCGTGTCAGACGCAGAGGTCCGGTTTTCCAAAGTGCTGGCCAGCCGCTCACAACCCTTGATGCTTGCGACGGGAATGGCGCTGGGGCCTGGGGATTTTTTCCCTTTGCTTGACACGACGTTGGTGTTGTTGTTGCTGAGTGCGGTTTATCTGGTGGCTTTGGCCGCCTGGCGTCAGCGTTGGCGTACCCGCATGGCGCTTGAGCAGGCGCGATTAAGCGCCTTGGAGTCTCGCCTGGCACACGCATCGCGCGTCAATGCGTTGGGGGAGATGGCTAGCGGGCTGGCGCATGAATTGACACAGCCTTTGACCGCTATATTGGCGCAGGCGCAAGCGAGTCGACGGATTTTGGCTCAGGCAAGCAAGACGCCTTTGATGCCAGTGCTTGATGAAACGGTTGCACAAGCCAAGCGGGCATCAGCCATTTTGGAGCGGTTTCGCAACTGGTCGCGGCCACAGGCGCTGTGTGTCGTCCCGTTTGATATTCGCGACGCCCTGCTCAATGTGCGCGCTCTATTGGCATCACAGGCTGCCATAAGCCAGACAAGGCTGACGTTCGAGATGCCTCCTGATCCAGTCCTTGTCGAAGCGGATCCCGTTGAAATAGAACAGGTTGTTTTCAATCTTGTGCGTAACGGCCTGGATGCGGTTGCCCGTCAAGAGGCCGGCTACGTGACGGTAGGCCTTAAAAAAACTGAGGCACAACTGATTGTTGATGTCTGTGACAACGGCCCTGGCGTGTTGCCTGAGCTCAAGGACAGCTTGTTTACGCCTTTTACGACCAGTCGGCCTGATGGGACGGGACTTGGTTTGGCATTAAGCCAACGCTTGATAGAGCGTGCTCATGGTGAGGTGTTTCTACTCGATGGTGCGCCCGAGACGACGTTCCGGATTATTCTGCCGCTCAAGCGCGAACCTATGGAGTCTGCTGGGTGA